From a single Lytechinus variegatus isolate NC3 chromosome 9, Lvar_3.0, whole genome shotgun sequence genomic region:
- the LOC121421052 gene encoding cytosolic non-specific dipeptidase-like, with product MADEFLPKLFSYIDEHQEDYIKRLADAVAIKSVSAWPETRGEITRMVQSVEAELKKLGATTELVPVGEQTLPDGSKIPLPDAILGYLGNDPAKKTVCIYGHLDVQPAKREDGWDTDPFVLTEKDGKMYGRGATDDKGPVLAWINVIEAYKALGRDIPINIKFCFEGMEESGSEGLDEMIEKRKDTFFKDVDYVCISDNYWLGKQKPCITYGLRGICYFFIEVECAKKDLHSGVFGGSVHEAMRDLVTLFGSLQDNKGKILVPGIYDSVVEVTPEEEDLYGPIDFCMEEYRKDIGANELLHSSKEKILQHRWRFPSVSIHGIEGAFSEGGAKTVIPCKVTGKFSIRIVPNQTPDEVNKLVIAHLNKVHADTGSPNIMKASSYHGGECWLSDPSHPHYQAGIKATKRVHGVTPDMTREGGSIPVTLSLQKATGKNVMLLPMGAADDGAHSQNEKFDRSNYINGVKLLGAYFEEVALL from the exons ATGGCGGATGAATTTCTACCCAAACTTTTCAG ctaTATTGATGAGCACCAGGAGGACTATATCAAGCGTCTAGCCGATGCTGTAGCCATCAAGAGTGTGTCAGCATGGCCAGAGACAAGAGGAGAGATTACTAGGATGGTCCAAAGTGTTGAAGCC gaGTTGAAAAAACTTGGTGCGACAACAGAGTTGGTGCCAGTCGGTGAGCAGACTCTCCCAGATGGAAGTAAAATCCCCCTCCCTGATGCCATCCTTGGTTACCTTGGTAACGACCCAGCCAAGAAGACCGTGTGTATCTATGGTCATCTGGATGTCCAGCCTGCTAAGAGG GAGGATGGCTGGGATACAGATCCCTTTGTTCTGACCGAGAAGGATGGTAAGATGTATGGACGTGGAGCAACAGACGATAAGGGACCTGTCCTGGCTTGGATTAATGTGATAGAGGCTTACAAAGCCTTAGGGAGAGATATTCCTATTAATATTAAG ttttgttttgaAGGTATGGAGGAGAGTGGTTCTGAGGGGTTAGATGAGATGATCGAAAAGAGAAAGGATACATTCTTCAAG GATGTTGATTATGTGTGTATATCAGATAACTATTGGCTTGGCAAGCAGAAACCTTGTATCACATACGGTCTAAG aGGGATCTGTTATTTCTTCATTGAGGTTGAGTGTGCTAAGAAAGATCTTCATTCCGGTGTCTTTGGTGGCTCTGT GCATGAAGCCATGCGAGATCTGGTAACTCTCTTTGGCAGTCTTCAGGACAACAAAGGCAAGATTCTGGTTCCTGGAATTTACGACTCTGTCGTGGAGGTCACACCGGAGGAGGAGGACCTCTATGGTCCAATAGATTTCTGCATG GAGGAATATCGGAAGGACATCGGTGCCAATGAGCTTCTACACAGCAGCAAAGAGAAGATACTTCAACATAGATGGCGCTTTCCGTCCGTCTCTATTCACG GGATTGAGGGAGCATTCAGTGAGGGCGGGGCTAAGACTGTCATTCCGTGTAAGGTGACTGGAAAGTTCTCTATCCGCATCGTCCCCAACCAGACACCAGATGAGGTGAACAAGCTGGTGATTGCTCATCTCAATAAAGTCCATGCCGATACAGGCTCTCCAAACATCATGAA GGCATCCTCTTACCATGGTGGTGAATGCTGGCTGAGTGATCCGAGTCATCCTCACTATCAGGCTGGAATCAAGGCTACAAAGAGAG TGCACGGAGTTACTCCTGATATGACAAGAGAGGGCGGTAGCATCCCTGTTACGCTATCTCTTCAGAAGGCGACAGGCAAGAATGTCATGCTCCTGCCAATGGGGGCAGCAGACGATGGTGCCCACTCACAGAATGAGAAATTTGATCGCTCAAACTATATCAATGGG